Proteins found in one Promicromonospora sukumoe genomic segment:
- a CDS encoding ABC transporter permease — MSVPTLLRRPRAATAEGPVVVRSRRRVPPAAVIAAAAVVAFLALLVIAPGLFTRLDPFTGDPAAGLRPPSAEHPFGTDRLGRDVWTRVVHGARYSVLIGLAATAIAVVAGTVVGVAAGLSGAFLQGRAGRVLDEGLTRLLDVLSSFPAILLAMLVVTFTGPGVWNVAVAIGIAGIPLYARVVRSQTFVVTRADYVAHAAVHGRGRWAVLREHVLPNALTAVPVLAAIDIGTSVLAVSGLSFLGLGPQPPIPEWGVMLAEARDVLRVAWWAGVFPGVFITGTVIAFTVLGRWLQARTDGRES, encoded by the coding sequence ATGAGCGTCCCCACCCTGCTTCGTCGCCCGCGCGCGGCCACCGCGGAGGGGCCCGTCGTCGTGCGGTCGCGCCGCCGCGTGCCCCCGGCCGCGGTGATCGCGGCGGCCGCCGTCGTCGCCTTCCTCGCCCTCCTGGTGATCGCGCCCGGCCTGTTCACGCGGCTCGACCCGTTCACGGGCGACCCGGCCGCGGGCCTGCGTCCGCCGTCGGCCGAGCACCCGTTCGGCACCGACCGCCTCGGGCGGGACGTGTGGACGCGCGTCGTGCACGGCGCGCGCTACTCCGTGCTGATCGGCCTGGCCGCGACGGCCATCGCCGTCGTCGCCGGCACCGTGGTGGGCGTGGCCGCCGGCCTGTCCGGGGCGTTCCTCCAGGGCCGCGCCGGGCGCGTGCTCGACGAGGGCCTGACCCGGCTGCTCGACGTGCTCTCGTCGTTCCCGGCCATCCTGCTGGCGATGCTCGTGGTCACCTTCACCGGCCCCGGGGTCTGGAACGTCGCCGTCGCGATCGGCATCGCGGGCATCCCGCTGTACGCGCGCGTCGTGCGCAGCCAGACGTTCGTCGTCACGCGCGCCGACTACGTGGCGCACGCCGCCGTGCACGGCCGCGGCCGGTGGGCGGTGCTGCGCGAGCACGTGCTGCCCAACGCGCTGACGGCCGTGCCGGTGCTCGCCGCGATCGACATCGGCACCTCGGTGCTGGCGGTCAGCGGGCTCAGCTTCCTGGGGCTCGGGCCGCAGCCGCCCATCCCCGAGTGGGGCGTCATGCTCGCCGAGGCCCGCGACGTGTTGCGCGTGGCCTGGTGGGCAGGTGTTTTTCCCGGTGTGTTCATCACCGGGACCGTCATCGCGTTCACCGTGCTCGGGCGCTGGCTCCAGGCCCGCACGGACGGGAGGGAGTCATGA
- a CDS encoding ABC transporter permease, whose amino-acid sequence MTSAAVEVQEAAGPGAGPTAAPAAGRHPVLRRLVTRVVTGVVVLWAAATVAFWTLQLVPGSVADILAGDLADPELRQALVAEWGLDRPAFAQYLDFLGRLAQGDLGTSYVQRQPVLDVIGDQLGSTVILTLTAGVVAVALAVLLSTATVGRPRVVRGVLSTAELVLVSVPVFWSGILLLMVFSFGLGLFPVAGGTGAQSLVLPTVGLALPTAGLLSQVLRESMERTVLEPFAITVRARGVRESLVVWRHALKHALLPGMTVAGSLVGGLLGGAVITEQVFGRPGLGQITLLAVTNKDVPVVLGVVLLAAAVYVAVSTLLDVLYAVVDPRLRGAR is encoded by the coding sequence GTGACGAGCGCCGCCGTCGAGGTGCAGGAGGCCGCCGGGCCGGGCGCCGGCCCGACGGCCGCGCCCGCTGCGGGCCGGCACCCGGTGCTGCGGCGCCTCGTCACCCGGGTGGTGACCGGCGTCGTGGTGCTGTGGGCCGCGGCCACCGTCGCGTTCTGGACGCTCCAGCTCGTGCCGGGGTCCGTCGCCGACATCCTGGCGGGCGACCTCGCCGACCCTGAGCTGCGCCAGGCGCTCGTGGCCGAGTGGGGGCTGGACCGGCCCGCGTTCGCGCAGTACCTCGACTTCCTCGGGCGGCTCGCGCAGGGCGACCTCGGCACGTCCTACGTGCAGCGGCAGCCCGTGCTGGACGTCATCGGCGACCAGCTCGGCTCCACCGTGATCCTGACCCTGACCGCGGGCGTGGTCGCCGTGGCGCTCGCTGTGCTGCTGTCCACCGCGACGGTCGGCCGCCCGCGCGTGGTGCGGGGCGTGCTGTCCACGGCGGAGCTCGTGCTCGTCTCCGTGCCCGTGTTCTGGTCCGGCATCCTGCTGCTGATGGTGTTCTCGTTCGGCCTCGGGCTCTTCCCCGTGGCGGGCGGCACCGGCGCGCAGTCGCTCGTGCTGCCCACGGTCGGGCTCGCGCTGCCGACGGCGGGGCTGCTCAGCCAGGTGCTGCGCGAGTCCATGGAGCGCACCGTGCTGGAGCCGTTCGCGATCACGGTGCGCGCCCGCGGCGTGCGCGAGTCGCTGGTGGTGTGGCGGCACGCCCTGAAGCACGCGCTGCTGCCCGGCATGACGGTCGCGGGCAGCCTGGTCGGCGGCCTGCTGGGCGGCGCCGTCATCACCGAGCAGGTGTTCGGCCGCCCCGGCCTGGGCCAGATCACCCTGCTGGCCGTGACCAACAAGGACGTGCCCGTGGTGCTCGGCGTCGTCCTGCTGGCGGCGGCGGTCTACGTCGCCGTGTCCACCCTGCTCGACGTGCTCTACGCCGTCGTCGACCCCCGGCTGCGAGGTGCCCGATGA
- a CDS encoding ABC transporter substrate-binding protein gives MPFPRAPRLPAARRLAAPVAVAALALTLAACSTGSAASTGGAEPAGDPVAGGSLTWGVSVEPVCYNPQRSGQQNSYPIIRNYAESLVGKAADGSYTPWLAEEWEISDDETVYTFTLRDGVTFSDGTDLTADVVKQNYDAITAEDSTLNSRAAFAAYDNAEATDDHTLVVTLAQPDAAFLDSVASIGASVLAPASLKADGDLCQPTDELVGTGPFTVADWTAGQEISFDKRDDYDWAPGYAEHTGAAYLDDVTYRYLPEATVRTGALTAGQVDVIENVQVTDTTVFQDAPGFQYLTGPTTGTAFSLNINTRIAPADDVRVRQALRDGFDLDALIENQYLGTVERAYSSLGPDSPYFDEDLVGSWGNDVDGANALLDEAGWTDRDDDGYRTKDGERLTIEVGYPEPYVRDERDVLLQAIKSQLKENIGLNLDVQIITGALFSDQTAKGTWTVYPNTLPTADPSNLFRSIFSSEGFLYTAAEADLVLDDEVAASRASLDPASRKEALDEIQATVVDDARYVPLYHPVYTVAAKDTVHGLAFEPQLDSPAGSYDVWVQP, from the coding sequence ATGCCCTTTCCCCGCGCCCCGCGCCTGCCCGCCGCCCGCCGCCTCGCCGCTCCCGTCGCCGTCGCCGCCCTCGCCCTGACCCTGGCCGCCTGCTCGACGGGCTCCGCCGCCTCGACCGGCGGAGCGGAGCCGGCCGGCGACCCGGTCGCCGGCGGCTCGCTGACCTGGGGCGTCAGCGTCGAGCCCGTCTGCTACAACCCGCAGCGCTCCGGCCAGCAGAACTCGTACCCGATCATCCGCAACTACGCCGAGTCGCTGGTGGGCAAGGCGGCCGACGGCAGCTACACGCCGTGGCTCGCCGAGGAGTGGGAGATCTCGGACGACGAGACCGTCTACACGTTCACCCTGCGCGACGGCGTCACCTTCTCGGACGGCACGGATCTGACGGCCGACGTCGTCAAGCAGAACTACGACGCCATCACCGCCGAGGACTCCACGCTGAACAGCCGCGCCGCCTTCGCGGCGTACGACAACGCCGAGGCCACCGACGACCACACCCTCGTGGTCACGCTCGCGCAGCCCGACGCCGCGTTCCTCGACTCCGTCGCCTCCATCGGTGCCTCGGTGCTGGCGCCCGCCTCCCTGAAGGCGGACGGCGACCTGTGCCAGCCCACCGACGAGCTGGTCGGCACCGGCCCGTTCACCGTGGCCGACTGGACCGCCGGGCAGGAGATCAGCTTCGACAAGCGCGACGACTACGACTGGGCGCCCGGCTACGCCGAGCACACCGGCGCCGCCTACCTCGACGACGTCACCTACCGGTACCTGCCCGAGGCGACCGTCCGCACCGGCGCCCTGACCGCCGGCCAGGTCGACGTCATCGAGAACGTCCAGGTCACCGACACCACCGTTTTCCAGGACGCGCCCGGCTTCCAGTACCTCACCGGCCCGACGACGGGCACCGCGTTCAGCCTGAACATCAACACCCGCATCGCCCCGGCCGACGACGTGCGCGTGCGCCAGGCCCTGCGCGACGGCTTCGACCTCGACGCCCTGATCGAGAACCAGTACCTCGGCACGGTCGAGCGGGCGTACTCCAGCCTCGGGCCGGACAGCCCGTACTTCGACGAGGACCTCGTGGGCTCGTGGGGCAACGACGTCGACGGCGCCAACGCGCTGCTCGACGAGGCGGGCTGGACCGACCGCGACGACGACGGATACCGCACCAAGGACGGCGAGCGCCTCACCATCGAGGTCGGCTACCCGGAGCCGTACGTGCGCGACGAGCGCGACGTGCTGCTGCAGGCCATCAAGTCCCAGCTCAAGGAGAACATCGGCCTGAACCTGGACGTGCAGATCATCACCGGCGCCTTGTTCAGCGACCAGACGGCCAAGGGCACGTGGACCGTCTACCCGAACACCCTGCCGACGGCGGACCCGTCCAACCTGTTCCGCAGCATCTTCTCCAGCGAGGGCTTCCTCTACACGGCCGCCGAGGCGGACCTGGTGCTCGACGACGAGGTGGCGGCCAGCCGCGCGTCGCTGGACCCGGCATCGCGCAAGGAGGCCCTCGACGAGATCCAGGCGACCGTCGTGGACGACGCGCGGTACGTGCCGCTCTACCACCCGGTCTACACGGTCGCGGCCAAGGACACCGTGCACGGGCTGGCCTTCGAGCCGCAGCTCGACTCCCCGGCCGGCTCCTACGACGTGTGGGTCCAGCCGTGA
- a CDS encoding LLM class flavin-dependent oxidoreductase, which yields MSDSTPRLHWYLPTAGESRDVLRGGTNVHRVDGEAPRSPFRPPTLSYLTQVALAVEEAGFDSVLVPTGSYCEDPWVVASALAAVTRDLRFLVALHPRTTTPAYTAHRAATLQRVSGGRLALNVVTGEPGAEAWLHGDLGDKADQYARTDEFLDIYRALFRGETVDRAGKHYTVREGRLERAGGRGLGIPATPEVWFGGSSSYAGDVAAQHADVYLSWLEPLDQLAEKIEWIRGLAAAQGRTARFGVRAWILVRDTHEEAERAALALLDGVDPATQARLRESLLARQSVGQQRGQAHLAAADVTRPESLWVAPGIWGGFGLVAGGPALGFVGSFEDVAARFAEYRRLGVEEFIVSGFPNLEETRWVADGLVPALRRAAAPTEPAAQLTTA from the coding sequence ATGAGCGACAGCACCCCACGCCTGCACTGGTACCTGCCCACCGCGGGGGAGTCCCGCGACGTCCTGCGCGGCGGCACCAACGTGCACCGCGTCGACGGCGAGGCCCCGCGCTCGCCGTTCCGCCCGCCCACCCTGTCCTACCTCACGCAGGTCGCCCTCGCGGTCGAGGAGGCCGGGTTCGACTCCGTGCTGGTGCCCACCGGCTCCTACTGCGAGGACCCGTGGGTCGTCGCCTCGGCGCTCGCGGCCGTCACCCGGGACCTGCGGTTCCTCGTCGCGCTGCACCCGCGCACGACCACGCCCGCCTACACCGCGCACCGCGCCGCCACCCTCCAGCGGGTCTCGGGCGGGCGGCTGGCGCTCAACGTGGTCACCGGCGAGCCCGGGGCCGAGGCCTGGCTGCACGGCGACCTCGGCGACAAGGCCGACCAGTACGCCCGCACCGACGAGTTCCTCGACATCTACCGGGCGCTGTTCCGCGGCGAGACCGTCGACCGCGCCGGGAAGCACTACACCGTCCGCGAGGGCCGGCTGGAGCGGGCCGGCGGCCGCGGCCTCGGCATCCCGGCCACCCCCGAGGTGTGGTTCGGCGGGTCGTCGTCGTACGCGGGCGACGTCGCCGCGCAGCACGCCGACGTGTACCTGTCCTGGCTCGAACCGCTGGACCAGCTCGCCGAGAAGATCGAGTGGATCCGCGGGCTCGCGGCCGCCCAGGGGCGCACGGCACGGTTCGGCGTCCGCGCCTGGATCCTGGTGCGGGACACGCACGAGGAGGCCGAGCGGGCCGCCCTCGCGCTGCTCGACGGCGTGGACCCGGCCACGCAGGCCCGGCTGCGCGAGTCGCTGCTCGCCCGCCAGTCCGTGGGCCAGCAGCGCGGCCAGGCGCACCTGGCCGCGGCGGACGTCACCCGCCCGGAGAGCTTGTGGGTCGCACCCGGCATCTGGGGCGGCTTCGGCCTCGTGGCCGGCGGCCCCGCGCTCGGCTTCGTCGGCTCCTTCGAGGACGTCGCCGCCCGGTTCGCCGAGTACCGCCGCCTCGGCGTCGAGGAGTTCATCGTCTCCGGCTTCCCCAACCTCGAGGAGACGCGCTGGGTCGCGGACGGGCTCGTGCCCGCGCTGCGCCGGGCCGCCGCCCCGACCGAGCCCGCCGCGCAGCTCACCACCGCCTGA
- a CDS encoding SDR family oxidoreductase: MTQHTGRTYVVTGTDSGIGAAVAARLADDGARVVRCGITEAADVRADLTTATGRAAAIEQVRVLAPDGLDGVALVAGSPEGRVAVGLNYFGTVALLTALRADLARRPAPRAVVVSSASSLSAGEADLVDACLAGDEPRALAVADRMAARGRGGVVYRSTKIALNRWLRRTAVRDEWAGAGIPLNAVAPGIVETGTARRTLLADPASVRVLRDALPQPLGLPGPVEPVAATIAWLLTPDAGFITGQVIYADGGAEVSLRGEAPFTAGVRYGPVRLARMIGWTVLGRLRTRT; encoded by the coding sequence ATGACCCAGCACACCGGCCGCACCTACGTGGTGACCGGCACCGACTCCGGCATCGGCGCCGCGGTCGCCGCCCGGCTCGCGGACGACGGCGCCCGCGTCGTGCGGTGCGGGATCACCGAGGCGGCCGACGTCCGCGCGGACCTGACCACCGCCACCGGCCGCGCCGCCGCGATCGAGCAGGTGAGGGTCCTGGCCCCCGACGGCCTCGACGGCGTCGCGCTCGTCGCCGGCAGCCCGGAGGGCCGCGTCGCCGTCGGCCTCAACTACTTCGGCACCGTCGCCCTGCTCACCGCGCTGCGCGCCGACCTGGCCCGCCGGCCCGCGCCGCGCGCCGTCGTCGTCAGCTCCGCGTCCTCGCTCTCCGCGGGGGAGGCCGACCTGGTCGACGCCTGCCTCGCCGGCGACGAGCCCCGCGCCCTGGCCGTCGCCGACCGGATGGCCGCGCGCGGACGCGGCGGCGTGGTCTACCGCTCGACCAAGATCGCTCTGAACCGGTGGCTGCGCCGCACCGCCGTCCGCGACGAGTGGGCGGGCGCCGGCATCCCGCTGAACGCCGTCGCCCCGGGCATCGTCGAGACCGGGACTGCCCGCCGCACCCTGCTCGCCGACCCCGCGAGCGTCCGCGTGCTGCGCGACGCCCTGCCGCAGCCGCTCGGCCTGCCCGGCCCCGTCGAACCGGTCGCCGCGACCATCGCCTGGCTCCTGACGCCCGACGCCGGTTTCATCACCGGCCAGGTCATCTACGCCGACGGCGGCGCCGAGGTCTCGCTGCGCGGCGAGGCCCCGTTCACGGCCGGCGTCCGCTACGGACCCGTGCGGCTCGCCCGCATGATCGGCTGGACCGTTCTCGGCCGGCTGCGCACCCGCACCTGA
- a CDS encoding TetR/AcrR family transcriptional regulator, with translation MTKEPGIRERKRAETRRALVGAATELFLDRGVAATSVDDIAARAGVARRTFFLHFPAKEDVLFHYLEGHVRRAVRALDDLPDGAGTAQGVDAILATLVDLFDDPEARTDELAGLRAELVTASHGLPASLVVRLQRAQTDLVGALRERFPDPAGWPTMSAHLGAGMGAAAAAAVAVVRPEDRARAIRDAVDRAGAGFRPG, from the coding sequence ATGACCAAGGAGCCCGGCATCCGCGAGCGCAAGCGCGCCGAGACCCGCCGCGCGCTGGTCGGCGCGGCCACGGAGCTGTTCCTCGACCGCGGGGTCGCCGCGACGTCGGTCGACGACATCGCGGCGCGGGCCGGCGTCGCGCGCCGCACCTTCTTCCTGCACTTCCCGGCCAAGGAGGACGTGCTCTTCCACTACCTGGAGGGCCACGTGCGGCGGGCGGTGCGGGCGCTCGACGACCTGCCGGACGGCGCCGGCACGGCCCAGGGCGTCGACGCCATCCTGGCGACGCTGGTCGACCTCTTCGACGACCCCGAGGCGCGCACGGACGAGCTCGCGGGCCTGCGGGCCGAGCTCGTCACCGCGTCGCACGGCCTGCCGGCGTCGCTGGTCGTGCGGCTGCAGCGGGCGCAGACGGACCTGGTCGGAGCCCTGCGCGAGCGGTTCCCTGACCCCGCCGGGTGGCCGACGATGTCGGCGCACCTCGGGGCCGGTATGGGCGCGGCGGCGGCCGCCGCGGTCGCCGTCGTCCGACCGGAGGACCGGGCCCGCGCGATCCGGGACGCCGTGGACCGCGCGGGCGCAGGGTTCAGGCCCGGGTGA
- a CDS encoding aspartate/glutamate racemase family protein — MSAPSAGPPGPTILVVNCNTTTAMTDAIAAVAAGAASPGTAVVGLTPSWGPASAEGYFESYVTALAVLDAVLAHPDPYDAVVMAGYGEHGREGMRQAIDVPVVDITEASAFLACLVAHRFGVVTTVATAVPGIEDSLRNAGVLSRSAGVVAADVPVLDIEADVEQTAAALESAGARLVAGGADALVLGCAGFAGLDVALERRLGVPVLDGVAGAVRLAESLVALGKTTSTAGPYRRPDPAKAWAGRRPGGSPDHEPRVTRA; from the coding sequence GTGAGCGCGCCGTCGGCGGGCCCGCCGGGCCCGACGATCCTGGTCGTGAACTGCAACACGACGACCGCCATGACCGACGCCATCGCGGCGGTCGCGGCGGGCGCCGCCTCGCCCGGCACCGCCGTCGTCGGCCTGACGCCGTCCTGGGGCCCGGCGTCCGCCGAGGGCTACTTCGAGAGCTACGTGACGGCGCTCGCGGTGCTGGACGCCGTGCTCGCCCACCCGGACCCGTACGACGCCGTCGTCATGGCCGGGTACGGCGAGCACGGCCGCGAGGGCATGCGGCAGGCGATCGACGTGCCGGTCGTCGACATCACCGAGGCCTCCGCCTTCCTCGCGTGCCTCGTCGCCCACCGGTTCGGCGTCGTGACGACGGTCGCCACCGCCGTGCCCGGCATCGAGGACTCGCTGCGCAACGCCGGGGTGCTCAGCCGGAGCGCGGGAGTGGTCGCCGCCGACGTGCCGGTGCTCGACATCGAGGCCGACGTCGAGCAGACGGCGGCGGCGCTGGAGTCCGCCGGCGCGCGGCTGGTCGCCGGGGGAGCGGACGCCCTGGTGCTGGGCTGCGCGGGCTTCGCCGGCCTCGACGTCGCGCTGGAGCGGCGCCTCGGCGTGCCCGTGCTCGACGGCGTCGCCGGGGCGGTGCGGCTCGCGGAGTCCCTGGTCGCGCTCGGCAAGACGACGAGCACGGCGGGCCCGTACCGCCGTCCGGACCCGGCGAAGGCATGGGCGGGGCGGCGGCCGGGAGGGTCACCGGACCACGAGCCCAGGGTCACCCGGGCCTGA
- a CDS encoding amidohydrolase family protein — translation MPRTVIRSVRPWGGPSSDVVLDDAVVREVVPAGEAAAGEVEVAGDDGILVPSFSDVHVHLDSTRLGLPFRPLTAGPTRWDRIMNDRASWRTAEAPVADRATETLRRMIALGATRVRSHAQVDADSKLEKFEGVLAAREAHRDAASVEIVVFPQVGIHLEPGVPELMDEALRAGGDLVGGIDPCEIDRDPRRHLDTVFGLAERHGKGIDLHLHEPGELGLFSMSLLTERVRALGMQGRVSISHAFALGSGLPGVERAIDGLAELDVAVTTIAPGGRLDLPLERMVTAGVRVGLGMDGQRDYWSPWGNADMLERAWMLAYTQGWSRDDLIELGLAVATWGGASVIDGTTPRLTGVGHRPGLAPGDPAELVVLRGETPTSAVMDRLPGRTVIHAGRVVAADGELV, via the coding sequence ATGCCCCGTACCGTCATCCGTTCCGTCCGCCCCTGGGGCGGCCCGTCCTCCGACGTCGTGCTCGACGACGCCGTGGTCCGCGAGGTCGTCCCGGCGGGCGAGGCCGCCGCGGGGGAGGTCGAGGTCGCGGGCGACGACGGCATCCTCGTGCCGTCCTTCTCCGACGTGCACGTGCACCTCGACTCCACGCGCCTCGGCCTGCCCTTCCGCCCGCTGACCGCCGGCCCCACGCGGTGGGACCGGATCATGAACGACCGGGCGAGCTGGCGCACGGCCGAGGCGCCCGTGGCCGACCGGGCCACCGAGACGCTCCGCCGGATGATCGCCCTGGGCGCCACCCGCGTGCGCTCGCACGCCCAGGTCGACGCCGACTCGAAGCTGGAGAAGTTCGAGGGCGTGCTCGCCGCGCGCGAGGCGCACCGGGACGCGGCGTCGGTCGAGATCGTCGTCTTCCCGCAGGTTGGCATCCACCTCGAACCGGGCGTGCCGGAGCTGATGGACGAGGCGCTGCGGGCGGGCGGCGACCTGGTGGGCGGCATCGACCCGTGCGAGATCGACCGCGACCCGCGGCGCCACCTCGACACGGTGTTCGGGCTCGCGGAGCGCCACGGCAAGGGCATCGACCTCCACCTGCACGAGCCGGGCGAGCTCGGCCTCTTCTCGATGAGCCTGCTCACCGAGCGGGTGCGCGCCCTCGGCATGCAGGGCCGGGTGTCCATCTCGCACGCGTTCGCGCTGGGCTCCGGGCTGCCGGGCGTCGAGCGGGCGATCGACGGGCTCGCCGAGCTGGACGTCGCCGTCACCACCATCGCGCCCGGCGGGCGGCTGGACCTGCCCCTCGAACGGATGGTCACCGCGGGCGTGCGCGTGGGCCTCGGCATGGACGGCCAGCGCGACTACTGGTCCCCGTGGGGCAACGCCGACATGCTGGAGCGCGCCTGGATGCTCGCGTACACCCAGGGCTGGTCGCGCGACGACCTCATCGAGCTCGGCCTCGCCGTCGCCACCTGGGGCGGGGCATCCGTCATCGACGGCACGACGCCGCGGCTCACCGGCGTCGGGCACCGCCCCGGCCTCGCCCCCGGCGACCCCGCCGAGCTGGTGGTGCTGCGCGGGGAGACCCCGACGTCGGCGGTCATGGACCGCCTGCCCGGGCGCACCGTCATCCACGCGGGCCGGGTCGTGGCCGCCGACGGCGAGCTCGTGTGA
- a CDS encoding ABC transporter substrate-binding protein, with protein sequence MPDNRTRPVAAAGLALVAGLALSACSAASGSTAVSHDLVIGAVTEPERQPDPLVEGSLAGFNYYYNLYDQLTTLNADGEIEPSVATEWTSNEDFTEWTFTLRDDVVFHDGEPLTAADVAFSYNQVLATEDSDIRGYMGMLESAEATDDTTVVFTLSSPFSPWPSITTSVSIVPEAVYTELGPDGFVEAPVGSGPFTYVSWTRGVEYVLEGNDDYWGGAPEVDTLTFQTVADEEARLNGVIAGSLDVALVSPNQVSALDGSGAEVASRESNGVIFLGTNSTKGALQDPLVRRAISLAIDKEELVAQALGGRAVANDQPVAPNVTGYADDAQAPGFDPAAAKELLAQSSYDGEAIPFEYATDGRIPLSSEVAQAVAGYLDAVGIKVELVGMDQASLSNKIYGTVTWTACS encoded by the coding sequence ATGCCCGACAACCGCACCCGACCCGTGGCCGCCGCCGGCCTCGCCCTCGTGGCCGGCCTCGCGCTGAGCGCCTGCTCGGCCGCCAGCGGCAGCACCGCCGTCTCGCACGACCTCGTGATCGGCGCCGTCACCGAGCCCGAGCGGCAGCCCGACCCCCTCGTGGAGGGCTCGCTCGCGGGCTTCAACTACTACTACAACCTCTACGACCAGCTCACCACGCTGAACGCCGACGGCGAGATCGAGCCGTCGGTCGCCACGGAGTGGACCTCGAACGAGGACTTCACCGAGTGGACCTTCACGCTGCGGGACGACGTCGTCTTCCACGACGGCGAGCCCCTGACCGCGGCCGACGTTGCGTTCAGCTACAACCAGGTGCTCGCCACGGAGGACTCCGACATCCGCGGCTACATGGGCATGCTGGAGTCGGCGGAGGCCACGGACGACACGACCGTCGTGTTCACGCTGAGCTCGCCCTTCTCGCCGTGGCCGTCCATCACCACCTCGGTGTCGATCGTGCCCGAGGCCGTGTACACGGAGCTGGGCCCGGACGGCTTCGTCGAGGCGCCGGTGGGCTCGGGGCCGTTCACGTACGTGAGCTGGACGCGCGGCGTCGAGTACGTGCTGGAGGGCAACGACGACTACTGGGGCGGCGCCCCGGAGGTGGACACGCTCACCTTCCAGACCGTCGCGGACGAGGAGGCGCGCCTGAACGGAGTCATCGCGGGCAGCCTCGACGTCGCGCTCGTCTCGCCCAACCAGGTCTCGGCGCTGGACGGCTCGGGCGCCGAGGTCGCGTCGCGGGAGTCGAACGGCGTGATCTTCCTCGGCACCAACTCGACCAAGGGCGCGCTCCAGGACCCGCTGGTGCGCCGCGCGATCTCGCTCGCGATCGACAAGGAGGAGCTGGTAGCGCAGGCGCTGGGCGGCCGGGCGGTCGCGAACGACCAGCCGGTCGCCCCGAACGTCACCGGCTACGCCGACGACGCGCAGGCGCCCGGCTTCGATCCCGCGGCCGCCAAGGAGCTGCTCGCGCAGTCCTCGTACGACGGCGAGGCCATCCCGTTCGAGTACGCGACCGACGGCCGCATCCCGCTCAGCTCCGAGGTGGCGCAGGCCGTCGCCGGCTACCTCGACGCCGTCGGCATCAAGGTCGAGCTCGTCGGCATGGACCAGGCGAGCCTGTCGAACAAGATCTACGGCACCGTGACATGGACGGCCTGTTCCTGA
- a CDS encoding ATP-binding cassette domain-containing protein yields MSAVLEIDDLHVRFTSRRGLRARSVVDAVDGVSLTLGKGETLGLVGESGCGKSTLVRTVFGLNTPASGSVSILGQRMQSLSPAARRKVLTRIQLVFQDPYSSLDPRLSVHDIVAEPLRIAGRYEPGRVAELLAEVGLDADVQQRRPAQFSGGQRQRIGIARALALRPEILVLDEPVSALDVSVQAQVVNLLMDLQQRLGLSYLFIAHDLAVVRHLSDRVAVMRQGRIVETGDRDQIFDAPRHPYTADLLASIPHPDPYLRPGAPPRP; encoded by the coding sequence ATGAGCGCCGTGCTGGAGATCGACGACCTGCACGTCCGGTTCACGTCCCGGCGCGGCCTGCGGGCCCGCAGCGTGGTGGACGCCGTCGACGGCGTGAGCCTGACCCTCGGCAAGGGCGAGACGCTCGGCCTGGTGGGGGAGTCGGGCTGCGGCAAGTCCACGCTCGTGCGGACCGTGTTCGGGCTCAACACCCCGGCGTCGGGCTCCGTCTCGATCCTCGGCCAGCGCATGCAGTCGCTCTCGCCCGCGGCTCGCCGCAAGGTGCTCACCCGCATCCAGCTCGTGTTCCAGGACCCGTACTCGTCGCTCGACCCGCGGCTGAGCGTGCACGACATCGTCGCGGAGCCGCTGCGCATCGCGGGGCGGTACGAGCCGGGCCGCGTCGCCGAGCTGCTGGCCGAGGTCGGCCTCGACGCCGACGTGCAGCAGCGCCGTCCCGCGCAGTTCTCCGGCGGCCAGCGGCAGCGCATCGGTATCGCCCGGGCGCTCGCGCTGCGCCCCGAGATCCTCGTGCTCGACGAGCCCGTCTCCGCGCTCGACGTCTCGGTGCAGGCGCAGGTCGTGAACCTGCTCATGGACCTGCAGCAGCGGCTCGGCCTGTCGTACCTGTTCATCGCCCACGACCTCGCCGTCGTCCGGCACCTGTCCGACCGGGTCGCGGTGATGCGGCAGGGCCGCATCGTCGAGACCGGCGACCGCGACCAGATCTTCGACGCGCCCCGGCACCCGTACACCGCGGACCTCCTCGCCTCCATCCCGCACCCCGACCCGTACCTGCGCCCCGGCGCGCCGCCCCGCCCCTGA